The following are from one region of the Hymenobacter sp. YIM 151858-1 genome:
- the ruvB gene encoding Holliday junction branch migration DNA helicase RuvB: MRESYLTGGNSHMDATDKEIDKALRPLSFDDFTGQAKVVENLKVFVAAAKQRGDALDHVLLHGPPGLGKTTLSHIIANELGSGIKMTSGPVLDKPSDLAGLLTNLDPHDVLFIDEIHRLNPVVEEYLYSAMEDYRIDIMLDSGPNARSVQISLSPFTLIGATTRSGMLTAPLRARFGISSRLEYYDAKLLTDIVQRSAEILGTPIHEDAAFEIARRSRGTPRISNNLLRRTRDFAQIKGTGTITRDIAQFALGALDVDSQGLDDMDKRILSTIIDKFKGGPVGITTIATACGEEAETIEEVYEPFLIQEGYIKRTSRGREATEQAYTHLGRPLPQHMRGNLAGDLFTQE; the protein is encoded by the coding sequence ATGCGCGAATCGTACCTGACAGGTGGCAACTCCCACATGGACGCCACCGATAAAGAAATAGACAAGGCCCTGCGCCCCCTCAGCTTCGACGATTTTACCGGTCAGGCCAAGGTGGTGGAAAACCTGAAAGTATTTGTGGCCGCTGCCAAGCAGCGCGGCGATGCCCTCGACCACGTACTGCTGCACGGGCCTCCCGGCCTCGGCAAAACCACGTTGTCGCACATCATCGCCAACGAGCTGGGCTCGGGCATCAAGATGACCTCGGGCCCGGTGCTCGACAAGCCCTCCGACCTGGCGGGTCTGCTCACCAACCTCGATCCGCACGACGTCCTCTTCATCGACGAGATTCACCGCCTCAACCCCGTGGTGGAGGAGTACCTGTACTCGGCCATGGAGGATTACCGCATCGACATCATGCTCGACTCGGGCCCCAACGCCCGCTCCGTGCAGATTTCGCTGTCGCCGTTCACGCTCATCGGGGCCACCACGCGCTCGGGCATGCTCACGGCGCCGCTGCGGGCCCGCTTCGGCATCTCGTCGCGCCTCGAGTACTACGATGCCAAACTGCTCACCGATATTGTGCAGCGCTCGGCCGAAATCCTGGGTACGCCCATCCACGAGGACGCCGCCTTCGAAATTGCCCGCCGCTCGCGCGGTACGCCCCGCATCTCCAACAACCTGCTGCGCCGCACCCGCGACTTCGCCCAGATTAAGGGCACCGGCACCATTACCCGCGATATTGCCCAGTTTGCCCTCGGCGCCCTCGACGTGGACTCGCAAGGCCTCGACGACATGGACAAGCGCATCCTCAGCACCATCATTGATAAGTTCAAGGGCGGCCCGGTGGGCATCACCACCATTGCCACGGCTTGCGGCGAAGAAGCCGAAACCATCGAGGAAGTGTACGAACCGTTCCTGATTCAGGAAGGCTACATCAAGCGCACCTCGCGCGGCCGCGAGGCCACCGAGCAGGCCTACACGCACCTAGGGCGCCCGCTGCCGCAGCACATGCGCGGCAACTTAGCCGGCGACTTGTTCACGCAGGAGTAA
- a CDS encoding DUF2975 domain-containing protein — METNPTLVLKIMHGVFWVLFIGLCIETGAVLVSFFVSEFISPAAARDLYQGLDLSALRSVSEVHYGAVVSLEVYFLATKAYLAYLVIRIFQKIDFAAPFSLPVAALITKISRVALSAGIVALATSNYTKWLAKRVVAEVPTWSYGEFLFLAGIIFVIAQVFQKGTDLQAENALTV, encoded by the coding sequence ATGGAAACCAACCCCACACTTGTACTGAAAATCATGCACGGCGTGTTCTGGGTGCTGTTCATCGGCTTGTGCATTGAAACCGGCGCCGTATTGGTTTCATTCTTCGTGAGTGAGTTCATCAGCCCGGCCGCGGCGCGCGACTTGTACCAGGGCCTTGATCTGTCGGCATTGAGAAGCGTTAGCGAAGTGCACTACGGAGCGGTGGTGTCGCTCGAGGTTTACTTTCTGGCCACCAAGGCGTACCTGGCTTACCTGGTCATCCGTATCTTTCAAAAAATCGATTTTGCCGCGCCGTTCAGCCTGCCGGTGGCTGCCCTCATCACCAAAATCAGTCGCGTTGCGCTGAGTGCGGGCATAGTAGCCCTGGCGACCAGCAACTACACCAAATGGCTGGCCAAAAGAGTGGTTGCGGAGGTGCCCACGTGGTCGTACGGCGAGTTTCTGTTCCTGGCCGGCATCATCTTCGTTATTGCGCAGGTGTTTCAGAAAGGCACTGACCTGCAGGCCGAAAACGCCCTGACGGTTTAG
- a CDS encoding MFS transporter, translating into MRRVLPVIVLAQFCCTSLWFAGNAVAPDIARQFGLADHFVANLTSAVQLGFISGTLVFAALAIADRFSPSRVFLVSALLAALCNLGVLGANEAAHLLMLRFLTGFFLAGIYPVGMKIASDYYQAGLGKSLGFLVGALVLGTAFPHLLRSATTLLPWHYVLVATSALATLGGAAMVLLVPDGPYRRVGQRLRLTAMLEGFRVPRFRAAAFGYFGHMWELYTFWAFVPAMLSTYNRLHLGAELPVPLLSFLIIGGGALACTGGGLLSQVVPGRKVALGALALSGLCCVASPLLLRVGYPPLLLAFLVCWGLVVVADSPLFSTLVAQSAPEATRGTALTIVNCLGFAITVVSIQATSWLAGYLGPHDVYLVLALGPAAGLLAQKSC; encoded by the coding sequence ATGCGCCGCGTATTGCCGGTAATTGTACTGGCTCAGTTTTGCTGTACCTCGCTTTGGTTTGCCGGCAACGCCGTAGCCCCCGACATAGCGCGGCAGTTTGGGCTGGCCGATCATTTCGTGGCCAACCTTACCAGTGCCGTGCAGCTGGGTTTTATCAGCGGCACACTGGTATTTGCAGCGTTGGCCATTGCCGACCGCTTTTCGCCCTCGCGGGTGTTTTTGGTGAGTGCCCTGTTGGCGGCCTTGTGCAACCTGGGCGTGCTGGGGGCCAATGAGGCAGCACACCTGCTGATGCTGCGCTTTCTGACGGGCTTTTTTCTGGCGGGCATCTACCCCGTGGGCATGAAAATCGCCTCCGACTACTACCAGGCGGGCCTAGGTAAATCGTTGGGCTTTTTGGTGGGGGCGCTGGTGCTGGGCACCGCTTTTCCGCACTTGCTCCGGAGTGCCACTACCCTGCTGCCCTGGCATTACGTACTGGTAGCAACCTCGGCGCTGGCTACGCTGGGCGGCGCGGCCATGGTGCTACTGGTACCCGATGGGCCTTACCGCCGGGTGGGCCAACGGCTGCGCCTTACGGCTATGTTAGAGGGTTTTCGGGTGCCGCGTTTCCGGGCGGCAGCGTTTGGGTACTTCGGCCACATGTGGGAGTTATACACGTTTTGGGCGTTTGTGCCCGCTATGCTCAGCACTTACAACCGCTTGCACCTAGGGGCCGAGTTGCCCGTGCCCTTGCTTTCGTTTCTGATTATTGGCGGGGGTGCGCTGGCCTGCACGGGCGGCGGCTTGCTTTCGCAGGTGGTACCGGGCCGCAAGGTGGCCCTAGGTGCGCTGGCCTTGTCGGGCTTGTGCTGCGTGGCCTCGCCGCTGCTCTTGCGCGTGGGTTACCCTCCGTTGCTGCTCGCCTTTTTGGTTTGCTGGGGGCTGGTGGTGGTGGCCGATTCGCCGCTGTTCTCGACGCTGGTGGCGCAAAGCGCGCCGGAAGCCACGCGCGGTACGGCGCTTACCATCGTCAACTGCCTGGGCTTTGCCATTACGGTGGTCAGCATTCAGGCCACCAGCTGGCTTGCCGGCTACCTAGGCCCGCACGACGTGTACCTGGTGCTGGCCCTAGGTCCGGCGGCGGGGCTGCTGGCGCAGAAGAGTTGTTAG
- a CDS encoding helix-turn-helix domain-containing protein: MPIVVNLDVMMARRKMTLSELSEKVDLTLANLSILKTGKAKAVRFSTLEALCKALDCQPGDILECR; the protein is encoded by the coding sequence ATGCCCATAGTTGTGAACCTCGACGTGATGATGGCCCGGCGGAAAATGACCCTGAGCGAGCTTTCGGAAAAAGTTGATCTAACGCTGGCCAATCTGTCGATTTTAAAGACCGGCAAAGCCAAAGCTGTTCGTTTCAGCACCCTCGAAGCCCTGTGCAAAGCGTTGGATTGCCAGCCGGGTGACATTCTGGAGTGCCGCTGA
- the queG gene encoding tRNA epoxyqueuosine(34) reductase QueG produces the protein MLASDLIRLEHTAFIKRRAAELGFMACGISKAEFLEEEAPRLEQWLARGMQGQMRWMENHFDKRLDPRLLVDGAKSVISLLLNYYPAAEDQQPDDTLKVSKYAYGRDYHHVIKDKLKTLLQDMQAHIGEVGGRAFVDSAPVLDKAWAKKSGLGWVGKNSNLITPGAGSFYFIAELIVDVELSYDGPIRDYCGSCTRCLDACPTQAITEPYVVDGSKCISYFTIELKEQLPADVQGRLGNWIFGCDICQDVCPWNRFSRATEEEQFRPHPHLKEMREADWREITQEVFQALFRHSAVKRTGFQGLTRNIRFVSGEPLLSAPETEPGLS, from the coding sequence ATGCTTGCCTCCGACCTCATCCGCCTCGAACACACCGCCTTTATTAAACGGCGGGCGGCGGAGCTGGGCTTTATGGCGTGCGGCATCTCTAAGGCCGAGTTTCTGGAGGAGGAAGCGCCTAGGCTGGAGCAATGGCTGGCGCGCGGCATGCAGGGCCAGATGCGCTGGATGGAAAACCACTTCGATAAGCGCCTCGACCCCCGCTTGCTCGTGGATGGCGCCAAGTCGGTGATTTCGCTGCTGCTGAACTACTACCCCGCCGCCGAAGACCAGCAACCCGACGACACGCTCAAAGTCAGCAAATACGCCTACGGCCGCGACTACCACCACGTCATCAAAGACAAGCTGAAAACCCTGCTGCAGGACATGCAGGCGCACATCGGCGAGGTTGGCGGGCGGGCGTTCGTCGATTCGGCGCCGGTGCTCGACAAGGCTTGGGCCAAAAAGAGCGGCTTGGGCTGGGTGGGCAAGAACTCCAACCTGATTACGCCGGGCGCGGGCTCGTTCTATTTCATTGCCGAGCTGATCGTGGACGTGGAGCTCAGCTACGACGGCCCCATTCGCGACTACTGCGGCTCCTGCACGCGCTGCCTCGATGCCTGCCCCACCCAGGCCATAACCGAGCCCTACGTGGTAGATGGCAGCAAGTGCATCAGCTACTTCACCATCGAGCTAAAAGAGCAATTGCCCGCCGACGTACAGGGTCGGCTGGGCAATTGGATATTTGGGTGTGATATCTGCCAGGATGTGTGTCCCTGGAACCGCTTTTCGCGGGCTACCGAGGAGGAGCAGTTTCGGCCGCACCCGCACCTGAAGGAGATGCGCGAGGCAGACTGGCGGGAAATCACGCAGGAAGTATTTCAGGCATTGTTTCGGCACTCGGCCGTGAAGCGCACCGGCTTCCAGGGCCTCACGCGCAACATCCGGTTTGTTTCGGGCGAGCCTTTGCTGAGCGCGCCCGAAACCGAACCCGGCTTAAGCTAG
- a CDS encoding APC family permease, with amino-acid sequence MSTHKKLNELEATAICGNDISSSCLYVSGLAITYAGQYAWLALLMVGAVLFLFRKIYGEVVGALPLNGGAYNVLLNTTSKSNAALAAALTILSYMATAVISASEAMHYLHTLWHSLPVLPATVGLLGLFLVLTLLGMSESAKVAVIIFLVHLASLTLLCGAAVWYVATHGTETLSLNFQAPVKGSIVSALFFGFSAAMLGISGFESSANFVEEQARGVFQKTLRNMWVVVSFFNPLLAFLLIAVLPLVQVGEHSATILAHLGEVAGGRWLAALISIDAVAVLSGAVLTSFVGVSGLMKRMALDRIWPPSFLKENRRGSNYIILIAFFLLCLSILLITRGELGPLAGVYTISFLAVMAFFAIGNFLLKNKRARLPRPVYASVLTVTLALLGVLLGLYGNIKLHPEYLVVFLQYFVPTMLLVIVMLERVAILKLVLHAVRNYSKKHGSFFGLTQQRIRSMLHALNQQEFVFFTKGDNVSNLNKVMIYVVENEFTNRLKIVTLVNGNEQVPQQLLNDVRVLDRAYTEIVVDFVVRPGHFGPQLIDDLSKEWGIPKNFMFIGSPGDRFPYQISELGGVRLII; translated from the coding sequence ATGAGCACCCACAAGAAACTCAACGAACTGGAAGCCACTGCCATCTGCGGCAACGACATCTCCTCGTCGTGCCTGTACGTGTCTGGTTTGGCCATTACTTATGCTGGCCAATACGCCTGGCTGGCGCTGCTTATGGTGGGGGCGGTGTTGTTCCTGTTCCGCAAAATTTACGGCGAGGTGGTGGGCGCCTTGCCCCTGAACGGCGGCGCTTACAACGTGCTGCTCAACACCACCAGCAAGAGCAACGCGGCACTGGCCGCAGCCCTTACCATTTTATCGTACATGGCCACGGCCGTGATATCGGCCTCCGAGGCCATGCACTACCTGCACACGCTCTGGCACAGCCTACCCGTGCTGCCGGCTACCGTGGGCCTGCTGGGCTTGTTTTTGGTGCTCACGCTGCTGGGCATGTCCGAGTCGGCCAAAGTGGCCGTCATTATTTTCCTGGTGCACCTGGCCTCGCTTACCCTGCTGTGCGGGGCGGCCGTGTGGTACGTGGCTACCCACGGCACCGAAACCCTTTCGCTTAACTTTCAGGCGCCAGTAAAAGGCAGCATCGTCTCGGCGCTGTTCTTCGGATTCAGTGCGGCCATGCTGGGCATTTCGGGCTTCGAAAGCTCGGCCAACTTCGTGGAAGAGCAAGCCCGGGGCGTGTTCCAGAAAACCTTGCGCAACATGTGGGTGGTGGTTTCCTTCTTCAACCCGCTGCTGGCTTTTTTGCTGATTGCCGTGCTGCCGCTGGTGCAAGTGGGCGAGCACTCGGCCACCATACTGGCGCACCTGGGCGAGGTGGCCGGGGGCCGCTGGCTGGCCGCACTCATTTCCATCGACGCGGTAGCTGTGCTCAGCGGCGCGGTGCTTACGTCGTTCGTAGGCGTGAGTGGCCTGATGAAACGCATGGCGCTTGACCGCATCTGGCCGCCGAGCTTTCTGAAGGAAAACCGCCGCGGCAGCAACTACATCATCCTGATTGCCTTTTTCCTGCTGTGCTTGAGCATTTTGCTGATTACGCGCGGCGAATTAGGCCCTCTGGCCGGGGTTTACACCATTTCCTTCCTGGCCGTAATGGCGTTTTTCGCCATTGGCAACTTCCTGCTGAAGAACAAGCGTGCGCGCTTGCCGCGCCCCGTATACGCCTCGGTGCTTACCGTTACGCTTGCCCTGCTGGGGGTGCTTTTGGGCTTGTACGGCAACATCAAGCTGCACCCCGAGTACCTGGTGGTGTTTCTGCAATACTTCGTGCCCACCATGCTGCTGGTGATAGTGATGCTCGAGCGCGTGGCGATTTTGAAACTAGTGCTGCACGCCGTGCGCAACTACTCCAAAAAGCACGGCTCCTTTTTCGGCCTCACGCAGCAGCGCATCCGCAGCATGCTGCACGCGCTCAACCAGCAGGAGTTCGTGTTTTTCACGAAAGGCGACAACGTTTCGAACCTCAACAAAGTCATGATTTACGTGGTGGAAAACGAATTCACCAACCGCCTCAAAATCGTGACGCTTGTAAATGGCAACGAGCAAGTACCTCAGCAGCTGCTGAACGATGTGCGTGTGCTCGACCGTGCCTACACCGAAATCGTGGTTGACTTTGTGGTTCGGCCAGGTCACTTTGGCCCGCAGCTCATCGACGACCTCTCAAAGGAATGGGGCATACCGAAGAACTTCATGTTCATCGGCTCGCCCGGCGACCGTTTTCCTTACCAGATTTCGGAGCTGGGCGGTGTGCGCCTGATTATATGA
- a CDS encoding DUF4268 domain-containing protein: MYSKTEAAQLRQAFWTALGQYMRPILSSEGLPVTWINYKTGLKNVYFRMHADTRRASIGIEITHADAGLRELFFEQFKELRPMLEETLGEPWVWELEATDEYGQPLSRIYQELTGVNMYNREHWPELISFFKPRLVALDAFWSTAQYAFDELR; this comes from the coding sequence ATGTACAGCAAAACCGAAGCCGCTCAACTCCGCCAAGCGTTCTGGACCGCCCTGGGCCAATACATGCGCCCAATCCTGTCGTCGGAAGGCTTGCCCGTGACCTGGATCAACTACAAAACCGGCCTCAAAAACGTGTACTTCCGCATGCACGCCGACACGCGCCGGGCCAGCATCGGCATCGAAATAACCCACGCCGACGCTGGGTTGCGCGAGCTGTTCTTCGAGCAGTTTAAAGAGCTGCGCCCGATGCTGGAGGAAACCCTAGGTGAACCGTGGGTGTGGGAGCTGGAGGCCACCGACGAGTACGGACAGCCGCTCAGCCGCATTTATCAAGAGCTTACCGGCGTGAACATGTACAACCGCGAGCATTGGCCCGAGCTGATTTCATTTTTCAAGCCTAGGCTGGTGGCGCTGGATGCGTTCTGGAGCACGGCGCAGTATGCGTTTGATGAGCTGCGGTGA
- a CDS encoding ferritin-like domain-containing protein: protein MSDAQSALRPQPEVPPRRTFLRQAGALTAASLLLAACGDDDPEPQPTATTFELPTGDAGLVSYLFLLERFSADFYQRLLASPAPDLSAADLAVLRDVYRHELMHRDLLASVMKENALVSDIGVSSLVALEFNYGAFTLTTRQGVLAAARTIEDLGTAALCGAVRLFSSAVYVQLAVRLTAVESRHSAAVRDLLQPGSFAAAEVVANTGADAGFNLALAPAAVLTELSKYTAVPVTGNGLPTT from the coding sequence ATGTCCGACGCACAGTCTGCCCTCCGTCCGCAACCGGAAGTACCGCCCCGCCGCACGTTTTTGCGCCAGGCCGGTGCCCTTACCGCCGCTTCGCTGCTGCTGGCGGCCTGCGGCGACGACGACCCCGAACCCCAGCCCACGGCCACCACGTTTGAGCTGCCCACCGGCGACGCGGGCCTGGTATCGTACCTGTTTTTGCTGGAGCGCTTTTCGGCCGATTTCTACCAGCGCCTACTCGCCAGCCCCGCCCCCGACCTCTCGGCCGCCGACCTGGCCGTGCTGCGCGATGTGTACCGCCACGAGCTGATGCACCGCGACTTGCTGGCCAGCGTGATGAAAGAAAACGCGCTTGTGAGCGACATTGGCGTGAGCAGCCTGGTGGCGCTGGAGTTCAACTACGGCGCCTTTACGCTTACCACCCGCCAGGGCGTGCTCGCGGCGGCCCGCACCATCGAGGACCTAGGGACGGCCGCGCTGTGCGGGGCGGTGCGCTTGTTTTCCTCGGCGGTTTACGTGCAGCTGGCCGTGCGGCTAACGGCCGTTGAGAGCCGCCACTCTGCGGCCGTGCGCGATTTGCTGCAGCCCGGCTCGTTTGCCGCGGCCGAGGTGGTAGCCAACACCGGGGCCGATGCCGGCTTCAACCTGGCGCTGGCGCCGGCGGCCGTGCTCACCGAGCTCAGCAAGTACACCGCCGTGCCCGTTACCGGCAACGGCTTACCCACCACCTAA
- a CDS encoding HIRAN domain-containing protein — MPTDTSSAAPLVILECLVAGTSHRENLAQYEPQLHEGQPLVLRREADSPYDDWAVQVRTRPEAGDVWLGYLPEGRNETVARLLDAGRCITAQLTFKSWEEDWLYLNIEVLLHE; from the coding sequence ATGCCCACCGATACTTCTTCTGCCGCGCCGCTGGTTATTCTGGAATGCCTGGTTGCCGGCACTTCGCACCGCGAAAACCTGGCCCAATACGAGCCGCAACTCCACGAAGGCCAGCCGCTGGTGCTCCGCCGCGAGGCCGACAGCCCCTACGACGATTGGGCCGTGCAGGTGCGTACCCGCCCCGAAGCCGGCGACGTGTGGCTGGGCTATCTGCCCGAGGGCCGCAACGAAACCGTAGCCCGCTTGCTCGACGCCGGCCGCTGCATCACGGCGCAGCTCACCTTCAAATCGTGGGAAGAAGATTGGCTGTACCTCAACATCGAGGTGCTGCTGCATGAATAA
- a CDS encoding DUF4256 domain-containing protein: MDTGVHPQAQQLSVSQQQELLIILKTRFAQHMQRHEECVWTDVQARLEANSAKLWSLSEMERTGGEPDAIGFDAATGEYLFCDCSAETPLGRRSVCYDREGLEARKEHKPAHNALDMAAAMGIELLTEEQYRSLQQLGRFDAKTSSWLQTPASVRKLGGALFADFRYGRVFVYHNTAQSYYSSRGFRGLLRV; encoded by the coding sequence ATGGATACCGGCGTACACCCGCAAGCCCAACAATTATCAGTTTCTCAGCAACAAGAATTGCTGATTATCCTGAAGACGCGGTTTGCCCAGCACATGCAGCGCCACGAGGAGTGCGTGTGGACCGACGTGCAAGCCCGCTTGGAGGCAAATTCAGCAAAGCTTTGGTCGCTCTCGGAAATGGAACGAACCGGCGGAGAACCCGACGCAATTGGATTCGATGCAGCAACTGGCGAATACCTGTTCTGCGACTGCTCGGCCGAAACGCCCCTAGGTCGGCGGAGTGTGTGTTACGACCGTGAGGGTTTGGAGGCGCGAAAGGAGCATAAGCCCGCACACAACGCCCTCGACATGGCCGCCGCTATGGGCATTGAGCTGCTGACGGAAGAACAATACCGAAGCTTGCAGCAACTCGGCCGGTTCGATGCCAAAACCTCAAGCTGGTTGCAAACCCCTGCCTCCGTGCGCAAGCTCGGCGGGGCGCTGTTTGCCGATTTCCGGTACGGCCGGGTTTTCGTGTACCACAACACGGCGCAGTCTTACTACTCCTCCAGAGGGTTTCGTGGCTTGCTTAGGGTTTAG
- a CDS encoding acyl-CoA dehydrogenase family protein, translated as MSSQADVLSPKAQVQQNKGSLNAAGFTDYYDIDGLLTDEHKLIRQTIRDFVKREISPNIERWAQEGHFPSEIVRKFGEVGAFGPTIPTEYGGGGLDYISYGLIMQEIERGDSGMRSTASVQGSLVMFPIYQYGSEEQRRKYLPKLASGEWLGCFGLTEPDHGSNPGGMVTNIKDMGDYYLLNGTKLWISNSPECQVAVVWAKNEEGRIKGLIVERGMEGFTTPEIHNKWSLRASCTGELVFDNVRVPKENLLPNVDGLRGPLSCLDSARFGIAWGAIGAAIDCYESALKYSLQREQFGKPIAAYQLQQKKLAEMITEITKAQLMAWRLGVLKNEGKATSAQISMAKRNSVDMALHIAREARQIHGGMGITGEYPIMRHMMNLESVITYEGTHDIHLLITGADITGIQAFK; from the coding sequence ATGTCCTCCCAAGCCGACGTACTCTCCCCGAAAGCGCAGGTGCAGCAAAACAAAGGCTCCCTGAACGCCGCCGGTTTCACCGATTACTACGACATCGACGGGCTGCTCACCGACGAGCACAAGCTCATTCGCCAAACCATCCGCGACTTCGTGAAGCGCGAGATTTCGCCTAACATCGAACGGTGGGCGCAGGAAGGGCACTTCCCCTCCGAAATCGTGCGCAAGTTTGGCGAGGTAGGCGCGTTCGGCCCCACCATCCCTACGGAGTACGGCGGCGGCGGCCTCGACTACATCAGCTACGGCCTGATTATGCAGGAAATTGAGCGCGGCGACTCCGGCATGCGCTCCACCGCCTCGGTGCAAGGCTCGCTGGTGATGTTCCCCATTTACCAGTACGGCTCCGAGGAGCAGCGCCGCAAGTACCTGCCCAAGCTGGCCTCGGGCGAGTGGCTGGGCTGCTTTGGCCTGACGGAGCCCGACCACGGCTCGAACCCCGGCGGCATGGTTACCAACATCAAGGACATGGGCGACTACTACCTGCTCAACGGCACCAAGCTGTGGATCAGCAACTCGCCCGAGTGCCAGGTAGCCGTGGTGTGGGCCAAAAACGAAGAGGGCCGCATCAAGGGCCTCATTGTGGAGCGCGGCATGGAAGGCTTCACTACGCCCGAAATCCACAACAAGTGGAGCCTGCGCGCTTCGTGCACCGGCGAGCTGGTGTTCGACAACGTGCGCGTGCCCAAAGAAAATCTGCTGCCCAACGTCGATGGCCTGCGCGGCCCGCTCTCGTGCCTCGACTCGGCCCGCTTTGGTATTGCCTGGGGCGCCATTGGTGCCGCCATCGACTGCTACGAGTCGGCCCTGAAGTACTCGCTGCAGCGCGAGCAGTTCGGCAAGCCGATTGCCGCCTACCAGCTGCAGCAGAAAAAGCTGGCCGAAATGATTACCGAAATCACCAAAGCCCAGCTGATGGCCTGGCGCCTAGGTGTGCTGAAGAACGAGGGCAAAGCCACCTCGGCCCAGATTTCGATGGCCAAGCGCAACTCCGTTGACATGGCCCTGCACATTGCCCGCGAGGCCCGCCAAATCCACGGCGGCATGGGCATTACCGGCGAGTACCCCATCATGCGCCACATGATGAACCTGGAGTCGGTCATTACCTACGAAGGCACCCACGATATTCACCTGCTGATTACGGGTGCTGATATTACGGGCATTCAGGCGTTCAAGTAG
- a CDS encoding YdeI/OmpD-associated family protein gives MQKRTAIWRCVFALNWLRMHAFAATLELIGVNPFVHVPEDVLADIFSKAGRSKGPIRVHGTVNEKPYQQTLVRYAGEWRLYINLTMLANSPRRIGEVLSITIEYNSEAPEVPSCPAFEQALAKVPEAQQVYNGLSPSRQKELIRYLCRLKNEESLGRNVERAIGFLLGKNRFVGREQP, from the coding sequence ATGCAAAAACGCACCGCCATTTGGCGGTGCGTTTTTGCGTTAAATTGGCTGCGCATGCACGCTTTTGCCGCTACCCTTGAGCTGATAGGAGTGAACCCCTTTGTGCACGTGCCTGAGGATGTACTGGCTGATATATTCTCTAAAGCAGGACGCAGCAAAGGCCCTATACGCGTGCACGGCACAGTTAACGAAAAGCCTTATCAGCAGACGTTGGTGCGCTACGCCGGCGAATGGCGCTTGTACATCAATCTGACGATGTTGGCTAACTCGCCCCGCCGCATTGGAGAGGTGCTGTCCATAACCATCGAATACAATTCAGAAGCTCCGGAGGTGCCAAGCTGCCCTGCGTTTGAGCAAGCGTTGGCCAAGGTGCCCGAAGCTCAACAAGTCTACAACGGGCTTTCGCCCTCGAGGCAAAAGGAATTGATTCGTTACCTGTGCCGCCTCAAAAACGAAGAAAGCTTGGGGCGCAATGTCGAACGTGCCATCGGGTTCCTGCTGGGTAAAAACCGTTTTGTTGGCCGAGAGCAACCCTAA
- a CDS encoding ferritin-like domain-containing protein, whose product MNLLSLLNQLAAADASEQPTARRGALSQLARTAAATLPLALGAVAQPAVAQRAGTQLDALLLLLQVEWLQDEFYSRVLGTTPVSPPVSAALVPAAIQPDLTLIRAQQRQHIVQFEALVASSGGVLPARPRYDFTGSRGGAQAAAFADVFSNTDTMLAVAQTLEDLAVRAYLGQMVLLQSNDALLTLATRGLATEGRHAAHLRQLRRQRGASVKHWVSGTDNGGPVPPTTAPVYAGEDRTRQLVTVTREVDLSTLTPLLPITPALTDAEKRAAATEAIDEPLTASAVQAVVALFTA is encoded by the coding sequence ATGAATCTGCTTTCGCTTCTTAATCAACTGGCCGCTGCCGATGCTTCGGAGCAGCCCACGGCCCGCCGCGGGGCGCTTTCGCAGCTGGCCCGCACGGCTGCCGCCACCTTGCCGCTGGCCCTAGGTGCCGTGGCGCAACCGGCCGTAGCCCAGCGCGCTGGCACCCAGCTCGATGCCTTGCTGCTGCTGCTGCAGGTGGAGTGGCTCCAGGATGAGTTTTACAGCCGCGTGCTGGGCACCACGCCTGTTTCGCCGCCCGTGTCGGCCGCGTTGGTACCGGCTGCCATTCAGCCCGACCTTACCCTGATTCGCGCCCAGCAGCGCCAGCACATTGTGCAGTTCGAGGCTCTGGTGGCCAGCTCGGGCGGCGTGCTGCCGGCCCGCCCCCGCTACGACTTTACGGGCAGCCGGGGCGGTGCGCAAGCCGCTGCCTTTGCCGATGTGTTTTCGAACACCGACACCATGCTGGCCGTGGCCCAAACCCTCGAGGACCTGGCCGTGCGCGCCTACCTAGGGCAAATGGTGCTGCTTCAGAGCAATGATGCCCTCCTGACGCTGGCCACCCGCGGCCTGGCTACCGAAGGCCGCCACGCCGCGCACCTGCGCCAGCTGCGCCGCCAGCGCGGCGCCAGCGTAAAGCACTGGGTTAGCGGCACCGACAATGGCGGCCCCGTGCCCCCAACCACCGCACCCGTGTACGCCGGCGAAGACCGTACGCGCCAGCTCGTAACCGTTACCCGCGAGGTCGACCTGAGCACCCTGACGCCCCTGTTGCCCATTACGCCGGCCCTCACCGATGCCGAAAAACGCGCCGCAGCCACCGAGGCCATCGACGAGCCGCTTACGGCCTCGGCCGTACAGGCGGTGGTGGCGCTGTTCACTGCCTAG